A window of Patagioenas fasciata isolate bPatFas1 chromosome 5, bPatFas1.hap1, whole genome shotgun sequence contains these coding sequences:
- the ZFYVE19 gene encoding abscission/NoCut checkpoint regulator isoform X2 encodes MDRRCYGCASKFSVFKKECGCRSCGRSFCSGCLSFSAVVPRCGSAQQKVCKQCHGKLTGEGSQSNSAKWSPPENYKKRVAAFEAKQNQLREQQKAAAKPPGQAGSGYQRLSKEDRAIAERLERLREERKPKSIPTQAEIEARLAALKEDCWGPVPSTQEMEDRLAALQGRDRPSQAPRPIHQPPDTRSLVQQTDDLLTQLSEEVAIDEHYRPRVQPQAVSSGSLNDLNRESEDCVCPANLDSKQLEEEKNKLLAEAAVELREENTRQEKILQVAKRLAALKGEDPEKVSLETYKLPDSDEEVAEEEAIRRVLKQLTEEAALDEASGFNIPPDQTTQPLQQNLHKKAKQKSQTPATTVFARADDSDEDELPWCCICNEDATLRCHGCDGDLYCQRCFQEGHDEFDLKDHHTSRYHLPCK; translated from the exons ATGGATCGCCGGTGCTATGGATGTGCGTCCAAGTTCTCTGTCTTCAAGAAAGAG TGTGGGTGCAGGAGCTGCGGACGGTCGTTCTGCTCAGGCTGCCTCAGCTTCAGCGCTGTTGTTCCCCGCTGTGGAAGCGCTCAGCAGAAGGTGTGCAAGCAGTGTCACGGAAAACTAACTGG agagGGATCTCAAAGCAATTCAGCAAAATGGTCACCACCAGAAAACTACAAAAA GCGTGTGGCAGCTTTTGAGGCCAAGCAAAACCAGCTGAGAGAACAACAGAAGGCAGCTGCAAAACCCCCAGGTCAAGCAGGCTCTGGATACCAGAGGCTCTCAAAAGAGGACAGAGCTATTGCAGAGAGACTGGAGAGGCTCAGGGAGGAAAGGAAACCGA AGTCCATCCCCACTCAGGCTGAGATTGAAGCGAGGTTGGCTGCCCTGAAGGAGGACTGCTGGGGACCTGTTCCATCCACACAGGAAATGGAGGACCGGTTGGCTGCCCTGCAGGGGAGAGATCGTCCTTCCCAGGCTCCCAGACCT ATACACCAGCCTCCAGATACCAGAAGTCTGGTCCAGCAGACAGATGACCTCTTAACTCAACTGTCTGAGGAAGTTGCCATTGATGAGCATTACAGACCACGAGTCCAGCCTCAAG CTGTTAGTAGCGGAAGTCTGAATGATCTCAATCGGGAAAGTGAAGATTGTGTTTGCCCTGCAAATCTGGACTCAAAACAGCTAGAGGAAGAGAAGAATAAACTTctggcagaagctgctgtggagCTGCGGGAAGAGAACACTAGGCAGGAAAAGATCCTACAAGTTGCCAAGAGACTGGCAGCGCTCAAAGGCGAGGACCCAGAGAAAG TTTCCCTGGAAACCTATAAACTCCCTGACAGCGACGAGGAAGTGGCTGAGGAGGAAGCTATTCGCAGGGTGCTAAAGCAG CTCACAGAGGAAGCAGCCCTGGATGAAGCAAGTGGATTCAACATTCCTCCTGATCAGACCACCCAACCCTTGCAACAGAACCTGcataagaaagcaaagcaaaag AGCCAGACTCCAGCAACCACAGTTTTTGCCAGGGCAGATGACAGTGATGAGGATGAGTTACCATGGTGTTGTATCTGCAATGAAGATGCCACTTTGCGTTGCCATGGCTGTGATGGGGACCTCTACTGCCAGCGCTGTTTTCA
- the ZFYVE19 gene encoding abscission/NoCut checkpoint regulator isoform X1, producing MKTVEGSQSNSAKWSPPENYKKRVAAFEAKQNQLREQQKAAAKPPGQAGSGYQRLSKEDRAIAERLERLREERKPKSIPTQAEIEARLAALKEDCWGPVPSTQEMEDRLAALQGRDRPSQAPRPIHQPPDTRSLVQQTDDLLTQLSEEVAIDEHYRPRVQPQAVSSGSLNDLNRESEDCVCPANLDSKQLEEEKNKLLAEAAVELREENTRQEKILQVAKRLAALKGEDPEKVSLETYKLPDSDEEVAEEEAIRRVLKQLTEEAALDEASGFNIPPDQTTQPLQQNLHKKAKQKSQTPATTVFARADDSDEDELPWCCICNEDATLRCHGCDGDLYCQRCFQEGHDEFDLKDHHTSRYHLPCK from the exons ATGAAAACAGT agagGGATCTCAAAGCAATTCAGCAAAATGGTCACCACCAGAAAACTACAAAAA GCGTGTGGCAGCTTTTGAGGCCAAGCAAAACCAGCTGAGAGAACAACAGAAGGCAGCTGCAAAACCCCCAGGTCAAGCAGGCTCTGGATACCAGAGGCTCTCAAAAGAGGACAGAGCTATTGCAGAGAGACTGGAGAGGCTCAGGGAGGAAAGGAAACCGA AGTCCATCCCCACTCAGGCTGAGATTGAAGCGAGGTTGGCTGCCCTGAAGGAGGACTGCTGGGGACCTGTTCCATCCACACAGGAAATGGAGGACCGGTTGGCTGCCCTGCAGGGGAGAGATCGTCCTTCCCAGGCTCCCAGACCT ATACACCAGCCTCCAGATACCAGAAGTCTGGTCCAGCAGACAGATGACCTCTTAACTCAACTGTCTGAGGAAGTTGCCATTGATGAGCATTACAGACCACGAGTCCAGCCTCAAG CTGTTAGTAGCGGAAGTCTGAATGATCTCAATCGGGAAAGTGAAGATTGTGTTTGCCCTGCAAATCTGGACTCAAAACAGCTAGAGGAAGAGAAGAATAAACTTctggcagaagctgctgtggagCTGCGGGAAGAGAACACTAGGCAGGAAAAGATCCTACAAGTTGCCAAGAGACTGGCAGCGCTCAAAGGCGAGGACCCAGAGAAAG TTTCCCTGGAAACCTATAAACTCCCTGACAGCGACGAGGAAGTGGCTGAGGAGGAAGCTATTCGCAGGGTGCTAAAGCAG CTCACAGAGGAAGCAGCCCTGGATGAAGCAAGTGGATTCAACATTCCTCCTGATCAGACCACCCAACCCTTGCAACAGAACCTGcataagaaagcaaagcaaaag AGCCAGACTCCAGCAACCACAGTTTTTGCCAGGGCAGATGACAGTGATGAGGATGAGTTACCATGGTGTTGTATCTGCAATGAAGATGCCACTTTGCGTTGCCATGGCTGTGATGGGGACCTCTACTGCCAGCGCTGTTTTCA